AAAAATTAATATTATTGATGAAATTATTGTAGTTAATGATGGTTCAGAAGATAATACAGTTGCTGAAGCGAAAAAATACAATATTATTTTAATAAATCTCAGAAAAAATATGGGGAAAGGTGCAGCAGTAAAAGCAGGTATTGAAAAATCCAAAGGTGATATTATAGTAATGCTTGATGCGGATTTGGTTGGATTAACAGAAACCCATTTTTTAAGTCTTATCAACCCGGTTTTAAATGATTCAGCAGATATGAGTATAGGGGTATTTTCTTCGGGAAGAAAATCAACCGATTTGGCTCAAAAAATTGCTCCATTTTTATCTGGGCAGAGGGCGATGAACAAAAAGTATTTTATAGACTTTTTAAATTTAAAAGATTTAGATACTTGTAAATATGGACTTGAAATCGCATTAACTAAATACGCTAAAATAAAAAAATTAAGATTAGTACAAATCCCTTTTGAAAATATGACACATATTATGAAAGAAGAAAAATTAGGTATTTTAAAAGGGTTTTATGCAAGACTTAAGATGTACTTAGATATTTTAAAAATCTGGGTGTAAAGGAGTATAATCGATGTTGCCATCTTTTTTAACAGAAGACCCTGAGATAAAAAATATTGATATAAAAAAAATAAGCCTATCTATAAAGGAAAAAATTTTATTTTTAGAATTGCCAAATAAATATCGGAATGACAAAATTATGGAAAAAATTAAATCGAAAATAAAATCTGTTATTCCGCTTCTAAATGATATAGAATTTTGTTTTAAGGAAATTAATGTTAAAAGCATTGACGAGCTAATAAAAGAACATTGGGATGAGATTCTTATTAAATCAAGTGAAATTTATAACGGCTTATTTAGTTTTCTTAAATCTTGCAATGTGTATGAAGAAAATGGGGAATTAATAATCAAAGCATCGAATGAAATTGCATATAATTTTTTAAATAAAAACAGGATAAATTTATTCTTAGAAAAATTTATTCATGAAAACTATAATATTAAAATAAAAATAAAATTATTATTAGATTCTACATTAAATATTAATATAAATGAAAAAATTAAAACTAATGAAGAAAATTTAGCAAATAAAATTATAAATTTAAATGAAAATGAAAAAAACAAGAAAAATCATGAAACGAACAAAAATATAAAAGTTTTAATGGGGAAAGAAATAAATACAGATGCGAAAGCTATTTCTGATATAAATCAAGAAGGTGAAGAAATAACAATTGAAGGTGATATTTTTTCTATTGAATTTAAACAAATTAAGTCTAAATATTTAATGGTATTTGATATTACGGATTATACATCTTCAATATCTGTTAAAGCTTTTATAAATGAAGATACATATAAAGTAATGCAAGAAACTTTAAAAGTAGATATACGTATCAAAGTAAAAGGCTTGGTTTTATATGACAAATATGAAAGAGATATGGTTTTAAATGCTAAGGATATTGTATTAGTCAATAAAAAAATTAGAATAGATTTAGCAGATGAAAAAAGAGTCGAATTGCATGTTCATACTCAAATGAGTAGTATGGATGGTGTAAGTTCTGTTGAATCTTTGATTAAAAGAGCATCTGAATGGGGGCATAAAGCAATTGCAATTACTGACCATGGGGTATTACAGGCATATCCAGAGGCTCAATCCGCTGCTAAAAGATATGGCGTAAAAGTACTATACGGTGTTGAGGGGTATCTTGTTAATGATGGTGAACCTATTGTAACAGGTAATACGGATGCATCATTAGATGATGATTTTGTTGTATTTGATATAGAAACAACTGGTCTTTCAAGTAAATATGATAAAATAATTGAAATTGGAGCTGTAAAGATTAGAAATTATGAAATAGTTGATAGATTTAAAACATTCATTAATCCCGAAATACCAATATCATCGTTTATTACACGATTAACAGGCATAAATACCTCAATGGTTAAGGATTATCCAACTTTAGATAAGGTATTGCCAGGATTTTTAAAATTTATATCTGGCAGTATTTTAGTTGCACACAATGCCAATTTTGATGTAACTTTTGTAAAAACGAAAGCTGAAGAACTATGTTTAGAATTAAATAATCCAGTACTTGATACATTGGAATTAAGCAGACATTTGTATACCAATTTAAAAAACTATAAATTAGATACAGTAGCGGAATACCTTGAAGTAAATCTAAAAAATCATCATAGAGCAATCGATGATGCTGAAGCTACAGCTGAAATATTTTTGAAAAGTATCAAAAGAATTAAAGAAAAGGGCATTTTATATGTAAAAGATATAAATGATTCATTAAAAAACACGATAGATATAAAAAAATTACCTGTGTATCATGTAATAATATTAGTTAAAAATCAAAAAGGGCTTCGTAATTTATATGAGATTGTATCTGAGTCAAATCTTAGATATTTTCATAGAAATCCCAGAATACCTAAGAGCTTATTAACACAAAAGAGAGAAGGACTATTAATTGGCTCAGCATGTGAACAAGGAGAAATTTACAGGGCTATTATAGCAAATTATGATAATAATAAATTAGAAAATATTGTTAATTACTATGATTATTTAGAAATACAACCAATCGGCAATAATGAATTTTTAATAGATAAAGGTGAAGTAAGAAATATTGATGAATTAAAATTAATTAATAAAAAAATATATGACATAGGTAAAAAGTATAATAAACCTGTTGCAGCAACATGTGATGTACATTTTTTAGAGCCTTGGGATGATGTAAACAGAAAAATATTAATGGCAGGGAAAGGATTTAGGGATGTAGATAGACAGCCACCATTATATTTTAGAACTACGGAAGAAATGCTTGAAGAATTTGATTATCTTGGAAATGATGCTGCAAAAGAGGTTGTTATTTATAATACAAATAAGATAGCTGAACTAATTGAGGAGGTAAAACCAATTCCAGATGGTACTTTTCCACCATCAATAGATGGGGCAGAAGATGAACTTAAAAAATTGACAATGAAAAGAGCACATGAAATATATGGTGATCCCTTACCTGAAATAGTTCAAGAACGACTTGATAGAGAATTAAATTCTATAATCACAAATGGATATGCAGTAATGTATATAATCGCACAAAAACTCGTTTCAAAATCCTTAAGTGACGGATATCTTGTTGGTTCAAGAGGGTCTGTTGGGTCATCATTTGTTGCTACAATGAGTGGTATTACAGAAGTAAATCCATTGCCTCCTCACTATATATGCCCTAATTGCAAGCATTCAGAATTTATACTAAATGAAAAGTATGGTTCTGGGATTGATTTACCTGATAAGAATTGTCCCAATTGCAATACAAAGATGAAAAAAGATGGTCATGATATTCCTTTTGAAGTTTTCCTTGGATTTGAAGGTGATAAAGAACCTGATATTGACTTAAATTTTTCGGGAGACTATCAAGCTATTGCACATAAATATACAGAAGAATTATTCGGCAAGGGGCATGTATTCAGAGCAGGAACTATAGGAACATTAGCAGACAAAACTGCTTTTGGCTTTGTTAAAAAATATTTAGATGAAAGGAATCTTGTTGTACACAATGCCGAAATAAAGAGATTAATTATGGGTTGTTCAGGTGTAAAAAGAACAACAGGACAACATCCAGGTGGTGTTATGGTTGTGCCAAAAGACAGAAGCATATATGAATTTACACCTATACAGCATCCTGCCGATTCACAGGACTCAGATATAATTACAACTCATTTTGATTATCATTCAATAAGCGGCAGATTGTTAAAGCTTGATATACTGGGGCATGATGACCCTACAGTTATAAAAATGCTTGAAGAGCTTACAGGATTAAATGCACAGGAAATACCACTTGATGATAAAGAAACCATGAGTTTATTTACAAGTGTTGATGTTCTACGTATAAAGCCTGAAGATATAAATTGTCCTGTTGGAACATTGGGATTACCTGAATTTGGTACAAGGTTTGTAAGGCAAATGCTGTTGGAAACAAAACCGACAACTTTTGCTGAATTAGTAAGAATAAGCGGCTTATCACATGGTACTGATGTATGGCTTAACAATGCACAGGATTTAATAAAAGAAGGGATTGCAACACTTAAAGAAGTTATTTCAACAAGAGATGACATAATGTTATATTTATTGAACAAGAATATGGAAAAAAAACTGTCATTTAAAATAATGGAGAACGTTCGTAAAGGCAAAGGTTTAATGGATGAAGAAATACAGGAAATGCAGAAACACAATGTACCGGAATGGTTTATTGAATCCTGTAAAAAAATAAAGTATATGTTTCCTAAAGCACATGCTGTAGCATATGTTATTATGGCTTTTAGAATAGCATATTTTAAAGTACATTACCCTGAAGCCTTTTATGCAACATATTTTACTGTTAGAGCAGATGAATTCAACCTTGATTTAATGAATTCTCTTGAAAACATTAAAAATAATATTAAAATTTTAGAATCTAAAGGTAATAATGCAACTGCAAAAGAAAAAGGGCAGCTTACAATACTTGAAATTGCATTAGAAATGTATTTACGTGGTATTAAGTTTACCGATGTTAACCTTTATAAATCAGATGCCTTAAAATTTTTAATTACAAAAGATGGAATATTGCCACCATTGACTTCATTGGAAGGTATAGGAAAACAAGCAGCAAAAGTTATAGCTGAAGAAAGAAATAACGGGATTTTTGTTTCTGTCGAAGATTTAAGAACAAGAACAAAGATAAGTAAAAATGTTATTGAGATTTTGAAAAATCATGGATGTCTTAATAATATACCTGAATCAAATCAGTTAAGTTTATTTTAATCTTGCATTGCAAAAACATGTATGTTATAATGGGTATGGTAAAATAGAATTTATGCTGAGATTAGAGTGGGCGATCCCACTCTTTCATATTTATATAAAGGATGGTATTTATTATGTCAAAAATAGAAGAAATAACCCGGGATATCGTAATGCCAGTAATAATCCAAAATAAATATGAGCTGGTAGATGTTGAATATAAAAAAGAAGGTAGTAACTGGTATTTAAGAGTTTATATAGATAAGGATGGCGGAGTTTCTCTTGATGATTGCCAGCTTGTAAGTGAATATTTAAGCAGTAAACTTGACGAAATTGATCCATTGCAAAACAGTTATATACTTGAAGTTTCATCGCCTGGTATAGATCGTCCTCTAAAAAGTGCAAGAGACTTTGAAAAGTTTAAAGGATATTTAGTTGAAATATCATTATTTACTGCGATTGACAAAAAAAAGAAATTTGTGGGCGAACTTATGGGATTGTTTGATGATAAAATTTTAATATTAGAAAATGGAATTCAACGAGAATTCAATATTAAAGATGTTAGTTTAATAAAACCGGTAATTAAATTTTAATAGTAAGGAGGGATTAAATTGAATAGCGAATTTATAGAAGCATTAAATCAAATATGTAAAAACAAAGGGATAGCTCCTGATATAATGTTTGAAGCAATTGAGGCAGCCCTCGTTTCTGCATATAAAAAAAATTATGGCACATCACAAAATGTAAAAGTTACTATGGATCATGAAACAGGTGATGTCAGGGTTTTTGCTCAAAAGGTTGTAGTCGATAATGTATATAATAACTTGTTAGAGATAAGCTTTGAGGATGCATTAAAAATCAATAAGAAATATCAAATAGGAGATATAATAGATATTGAAGTAACTCCTAAAATATTTGGGAGAATAGCTGCCCAAAATGCAAAACAGGTAGTTATTCAGAGAATAAGGGAAGCAGAACGAAATATCATATATGAAGATTTCCTTCGTAAGGAATCAGAAGTTGTAACAGGAAT
This is a stretch of genomic DNA from Aceticella autotrophica. It encodes these proteins:
- a CDS encoding glycosyltransferase family 2 protein encodes the protein MISVIIPAYNEEKTIGNVLNVLTKINIIDEIIVVNDGSEDNTVAEAKKYNIILINLRKNMGKGAAVKAGIEKSKGDIIVMLDADLVGLTETHFLSLINPVLNDSADMSIGVFSSGRKSTDLAQKIAPFLSGQRAMNKKYFIDFLNLKDLDTCKYGLEIALTKYAKIKKLRLVQIPFENMTHIMKEEKLGILKGFYARLKMYLDILKIWV
- a CDS encoding PolC-type DNA polymerase III, with product MLPSFLTEDPEIKNIDIKKISLSIKEKILFLELPNKYRNDKIMEKIKSKIKSVIPLLNDIEFCFKEINVKSIDELIKEHWDEILIKSSEIYNGLFSFLKSCNVYEENGELIIKASNEIAYNFLNKNRINLFLEKFIHENYNIKIKIKLLLDSTLNININEKIKTNEENLANKIINLNENEKNKKNHETNKNIKVLMGKEINTDAKAISDINQEGEEITIEGDIFSIEFKQIKSKYLMVFDITDYTSSISVKAFINEDTYKVMQETLKVDIRIKVKGLVLYDKYERDMVLNAKDIVLVNKKIRIDLADEKRVELHVHTQMSSMDGVSSVESLIKRASEWGHKAIAITDHGVLQAYPEAQSAAKRYGVKVLYGVEGYLVNDGEPIVTGNTDASLDDDFVVFDIETTGLSSKYDKIIEIGAVKIRNYEIVDRFKTFINPEIPISSFITRLTGINTSMVKDYPTLDKVLPGFLKFISGSILVAHNANFDVTFVKTKAEELCLELNNPVLDTLELSRHLYTNLKNYKLDTVAEYLEVNLKNHHRAIDDAEATAEIFLKSIKRIKEKGILYVKDINDSLKNTIDIKKLPVYHVIILVKNQKGLRNLYEIVSESNLRYFHRNPRIPKSLLTQKREGLLIGSACEQGEIYRAIIANYDNNKLENIVNYYDYLEIQPIGNNEFLIDKGEVRNIDELKLINKKIYDIGKKYNKPVAATCDVHFLEPWDDVNRKILMAGKGFRDVDRQPPLYFRTTEEMLEEFDYLGNDAAKEVVIYNTNKIAELIEEVKPIPDGTFPPSIDGAEDELKKLTMKRAHEIYGDPLPEIVQERLDRELNSIITNGYAVMYIIAQKLVSKSLSDGYLVGSRGSVGSSFVATMSGITEVNPLPPHYICPNCKHSEFILNEKYGSGIDLPDKNCPNCNTKMKKDGHDIPFEVFLGFEGDKEPDIDLNFSGDYQAIAHKYTEELFGKGHVFRAGTIGTLADKTAFGFVKKYLDERNLVVHNAEIKRLIMGCSGVKRTTGQHPGGVMVVPKDRSIYEFTPIQHPADSQDSDIITTHFDYHSISGRLLKLDILGHDDPTVIKMLEELTGLNAQEIPLDDKETMSLFTSVDVLRIKPEDINCPVGTLGLPEFGTRFVRQMLLETKPTTFAELVRISGLSHGTDVWLNNAQDLIKEGIATLKEVISTRDDIMLYLLNKNMEKKLSFKIMENVRKGKGLMDEEIQEMQKHNVPEWFIESCKKIKYMFPKAHAVAYVIMAFRIAYFKVHYPEAFYATYFTVRADEFNLDLMNSLENIKNNIKILESKGNNATAKEKGQLTILEIALEMYLRGIKFTDVNLYKSDALKFLITKDGILPPLTSLEGIGKQAAKVIAEERNNGIFVSVEDLRTRTKISKNVIEILKNHGCLNNIPESNQLSLF
- the rimP gene encoding ribosome maturation factor RimP, with amino-acid sequence MSKIEEITRDIVMPVIIQNKYELVDVEYKKEGSNWYLRVYIDKDGGVSLDDCQLVSEYLSSKLDEIDPLQNSYILEVSSPGIDRPLKSARDFEKFKGYLVEISLFTAIDKKKKFVGELMGLFDDKILILENGIQREFNIKDVSLIKPVIKF